From the Streptomyces nigrescens genome, one window contains:
- a CDS encoding response regulator transcription factor yields MNQHTPPGPLRVFILDDHEVVRRGVRDLLEAEGDIEVVGEAGDARQTLARVPATRPQVAVLDVRLGGGAGTGGDHEGIEVCRELRARMPELPCLMLTSFDDDEALFDAIMAGAAGYVLKQINGSELVHAVRTVAAGESMLDPRAASRVMARLRGPRQRTPQEPPASELDRLSPREREVLELIGQGLTNREIAHRLFLAEKTVKNRVSAILSKLGVGRRVQAAMVAERLREPGG; encoded by the coding sequence ATGAACCAGCACACCCCACCCGGCCCGTTGCGGGTCTTCATCCTCGACGACCACGAGGTGGTCCGGCGCGGGGTGCGCGACCTCCTGGAGGCGGAGGGCGACATCGAGGTGGTGGGCGAGGCGGGCGACGCCCGGCAGACCCTCGCGCGGGTGCCCGCCACCCGCCCGCAGGTGGCCGTCCTGGACGTACGCCTCGGCGGCGGGGCCGGCACCGGCGGTGACCACGAAGGCATCGAGGTGTGCCGGGAGTTACGCGCCCGGATGCCGGAGCTGCCCTGTCTGATGCTGACGTCCTTCGACGACGACGAGGCGCTGTTCGACGCCATCATGGCGGGGGCGGCCGGCTATGTGCTCAAGCAGATCAACGGCTCGGAGCTGGTGCACGCGGTACGCACCGTGGCGGCCGGCGAATCGATGCTCGACCCGCGGGCGGCCTCCCGGGTGATGGCCCGGCTGCGCGGCCCGCGCCAGCGCACGCCCCAGGAGCCACCGGCGTCGGAGCTGGACCGGCTCTCGCCCCGGGAACGCGAGGTCCTGGAACTGATCGGACAGGGCCTGACCAACAGGGAGATCGCCCACCGGCTGTTCCTGGCCGAGAAGACGGTCAAGAACCGGGTCTCCGCCATCCTCTCCAAGCTGGGGGTGGGCCGCCGCGTCCAGGCAGCGATGGTCGCCGAACGGCTCCGGGAGCCGGGGGGCTGA
- a CDS encoding sensor histidine kinase, with protein sequence MRSLLDAVMSLGRGLELPQVLQGIVEAAVTLTDAEYGALGVVGDGQRLSQFLPVGMSDALMAEIGRTPCGRGILGELIRRPEPLRLTDLSSHPHSYGFPDRHPPMRTFLGVPVRVRDEVFGNLYLTEKRGGGSFDADDEAVVTTLSIAAGVAIDNARMYHESRRRERRLEALAEITRSLLSGTEADRVLQLIAERALEVAGADSAAVLLPTQSGPDRLRVAVAHGAGAGRIAGLLVPAEGSLPGMAARTGRPVVSADIRSDPRAYPLGLGDGTEGGTEGGTEGGTEGGTEGGTEGGTEGGTEDGTEGGTEGGSKEEHGPAIAVPLQIDSGRGALRLSRLAGRPPFDDTEATLISGFADQAVIALELGRHRAESEELAVFHDRDRIARDLHDLAIQRLFATGITLQSATRLIDRPEAAERVGRAVDDLDDTIKIIRSTIFGLRTTGDGRGGPSLRRELTEAVRGATGTLGFAPSLRIDGPVDATVPDALAEQLLAVAVEALSNAARHARAHRLDLVLTVDDAVTLTVTDDGVGVGAARHTGGLANLRARAEMYGGRLTVGAPASGGTRLVWSAPLPS encoded by the coding sequence ATGCGCAGTCTGCTCGACGCCGTGATGAGTCTGGGGCGCGGGCTCGAACTGCCGCAGGTGCTCCAGGGCATCGTCGAGGCGGCGGTCACCCTCACCGACGCGGAGTACGGGGCGCTCGGCGTGGTCGGTGACGGGCAGCGGTTGTCGCAGTTCCTGCCCGTGGGCATGTCGGACGCCCTCATGGCCGAGATCGGTCGCACGCCCTGCGGACGGGGCATCCTCGGTGAGCTCATCCGCCGCCCGGAGCCTCTGCGGCTGACCGATCTGAGCAGCCACCCGCACAGCTACGGCTTTCCGGACCGCCATCCCCCCATGCGGACCTTCCTCGGGGTGCCGGTCCGGGTCCGTGACGAGGTCTTCGGCAATCTCTATCTCACCGAGAAGCGCGGCGGGGGCTCCTTCGACGCGGACGACGAGGCCGTGGTGACCACCCTGTCGATCGCGGCCGGTGTGGCGATCGACAACGCCCGTATGTACCACGAGAGTCGCCGCCGGGAGCGCCGGCTGGAGGCGCTCGCCGAGATCACCCGCAGCCTGCTGTCCGGCACCGAGGCGGACCGGGTGCTGCAGCTGATCGCCGAGCGCGCGCTGGAGGTCGCGGGGGCCGACAGCGCCGCCGTGCTCCTGCCGACCCAATCCGGGCCGGACCGGCTGCGGGTGGCGGTGGCGCACGGTGCGGGCGCCGGCCGGATCGCCGGTCTGCTCGTACCGGCCGAAGGCTCACTGCCCGGTATGGCCGCCCGCACCGGCCGGCCGGTGGTCAGCGCCGACATCCGGTCCGACCCCCGCGCGTATCCGCTCGGCCTGGGTGACGGGACCGAGGGCGGGACCGAGGGCGGGACCGAGGGCGGGACCGAGGGCGGGACCGAGGGCGGGACCGAGGGCGGGACCGAGGGCGGGACCGAGGACGGGACCGAGGGCGGGACCGAGGGCGGGAGCAAGGAGGAGCACGGTCCGGCCATTGCCGTCCCCCTCCAGATCGACAGCGGACGCGGTGCGCTGCGGCTGAGCCGGCTGGCGGGCCGGCCCCCGTTCGACGACACCGAGGCGACCTTGATCTCCGGCTTCGCCGACCAGGCCGTGATCGCCCTCGAACTCGGCCGCCACCGCGCCGAGTCGGAGGAACTGGCGGTCTTCCACGACCGCGACCGCATCGCCCGGGACCTGCACGACCTGGCGATCCAGCGGCTCTTCGCCACCGGTATCACCCTGCAGAGCGCGACCCGGCTCATCGACCGGCCCGAAGCGGCCGAGCGCGTCGGCCGCGCGGTCGACGACCTGGACGACACCATCAAAATCATCCGCTCGACCATTTTCGGACTGCGCACCACCGGCGACGGCCGGGGCGGTCCGAGCCTGCGCCGCGAGCTCACCGAGGCTGTCCGGGGCGCCACCGGCACGCTCGGCTTCGCCCCCTCCCTGCGCATCGACGGCCCGGTGGACGCCACCGTCCCGGACGCCCTGGCCGAACAGCTGCTGGCGGTGGCCGTGGAGGCCCTGAGCAACGCCGCCCGGCACGCCCGTGCGCACCGACTCGACCTGGTGCTGACCGTGGACGACGCGGTGACGCTGACGGTGACGGACGACGGGGTGGGGGTGGGCGCTGCCCGGCACACCGGCGGGCTGGCCAATCTGCGCGCACGGGCCGAGATGTACGGCGGCCGGCTGACCGTCGGGGCACCCGCGTCCGGCGGTACCCGTCTGGTGTGGAGCGCCCCGCTGCCGTCCTGA